From the Hevea brasiliensis isolate MT/VB/25A 57/8 chromosome 15, ASM3005281v1, whole genome shotgun sequence genome, one window contains:
- the LOC110657773 gene encoding uncharacterized protein LOC110657773 has protein sequence MELEDDLFFADLSKQISLLIMEDDEDSVANYPSVSFQNFSRANYPTAPSPFMYEQRRESKGTGVFIPRSSQPRRKHRQARHSSFNAKSHRQQENTRMVSQVSYNNSLYPKKG, from the exons ATGGAGTTAGAAGATGATTTGTTCTTTGCAGACTTAAGCAAGCAAATTTCTCTACTAATCATGGAAGATGATGAGGACTCAGTTGCAAATTATCCTTCAGTTTCTTTCCAG AATTTCTCAAGAGCGAATTACCCAACAGCACCATCGCCATTTATGTATGAGCAAAGAAGAGAAAGCAAAGGAACAGGAGTTTTCATTCCAAGGTCATCACAGCCAAGAAGGAAACACAGGCAAGCAAGACATTCTTCATTCAACGCAAAATCTCATAGGCAGCAAGAGAATACAAGAATGGTTTCTCAAGTTTCTTATAACAATTCTTTGTACCCCAAGAAAGGCTAG
- the LOC131174129 gene encoding uncharacterized protein LOC131174129, with protein MARTKRKILAAAAAASPSSSSSEELPIAALKKKLKEKKKIPKTESTSISSNPSKEVEPAVTAPDKKKGRKMRGIDIQRKKGAAKSSGSVVDKALLDCKFIKWDNFDQVDFQFKELFEFQEWMNVCECTDIYYPRLVQEFYRTLKVIDEEDRFEVFLNDRVYDISVELIAKALKLPNDGNRISAHKDVARVSGFNLTEFESEVFPTNTVTSEKSTSTKAFHHIKIIHSMVNYIFCPKSGSYGYLSYLDMCIMWHIVNRVRMNLAYLIFKNMCKAYGIGKLPYAHLLIALFRELEINVSKESSRADLIVLREIHSNTNGRKKRFEKSGSFKAKVDSDSPSEIMSELQGLRAFINEKFSTTNQYIELLRKFVDILDYKAQETNFATKVETDVPAGDPSTHDAHVFNHGNVECEGTGLGESTAAVEHEREQVVEPAVEPVVEHVSEQVVEPVVEPAVELESEQLVEPVVESTQKKEDSLKDQQESAPPKPSAAEASQAKKGKKRVKSTVSNPYQTLVATLQTPSDEDEPQEHEPLADQVSQPPAAKPSRKKMVPSKAIRRSKRLNV; from the exons ATGGCTCGCACCAAACGAAAAAtccttgctgctgctgctgctgcctcGCCGTCCTCTTCTTCATCTGAAGAACTCCCTATTGCTGCATTaaagaagaaattgaaggaaaagaagaaaatacCAAAAACTGAATCCACGAGCATATCCTCTAACCCATCTAAGGAAGTCGAACCTGCTGTGACGGCACCAGacaagaaaaagggaaggaaaatgCGTGGGATTGATATTCAACGCAAAAAGGGTGCTGCAAAATCATCGGGCTCTGTTGTTGACAAAGCGCTTCTCGACTGTAAGTTCATTAAATGGGACAATTTTGATCAGGTTGATTTTCAATTTAAGGAactctttgaatttcaagaatggatGAATGTTTGTGAATGCACTGATATTTACTACCCTAGACTAGTCCAAGAATTCTATAGAACTTTAAAAGTAATTGATGAAGAAGATAGATTTGAGGTTTTTTTGAATGACAGAGTGTATGATATTTCTGTTGAGTTGATTGCTAAAGCCTTAAAATTGCCGAATGATGGAAATAGAATCTCTGCTCATAAAGATGTTGCTAGAGTTTCAGGTTTTAATTTGACTGAATTTGAAAGTGAAGTTTTTCCTACCAACACTGTCACTAGTGAAAAATCCACTAGCACTAAAGCATTTCATCACATTAAGattattcacagtatggtgaattATATATTTTGTCCTAAATCTGGCAGCTATGGATATTTGAGTTACTTGGATATGTGCATCATGTGGCATATTGTTAACAGAGTAAGAATGAATTTGGCATATCTGATTTTCAAGAATATGTgtaaagcttatgggattggtAAATTACCCTATGCACACCTCTTAATTGCCTTGTTTAGAGAATTGGAGATAAATGTCTCTAAGGAGAGTTCTAGGGCAGATTTAATTGTGCTAAGAGAAATTCATTCTAATACTAATGGAAGAAAGAAACGTTTTGAAAAAAGTGGATCTTTTAAAGCTAAAGTTGATTCAGATTCGCCAAGTGAGAttatgagtgagcttcaaggGCTAAGAGCTTTCATTAATGAGAAATTCAGTACAACAAATCAGTATATTGAACTTTTGAGAAAATTTGTGGATATTCTTGATTACAAA GCACAGGAAACTAATTTTGCAACCAAAGTTGAGACTGATGTGCCTGCAGGTGACCCTTCTACTCATGATGCTCATGTTTTTAATCATGGTAATGTTGAGTGTGAAGGTACTGGGCTTGGTGAGTCTACTGCTGCTGTAGAACATGAAAGGGAACAGGTTGTAGAACCTGCAGTTGAACCTGTTGTTGAGCATGTTAGTGAACAGGTTGTAGAACCTGTAGTTGAGCCTGCTGTTGAACTTGAGAGTGAACAACTTGTAGAACCTGTAGTTGAGTCTACACAGAAGAAGGAAGACTCTCTAAAGGATCAGCAGGAGAGTGCTCCACCTAAACCTTCTGCAGCTGAAGCTTCTCAGGCTAAGAAGGGTAAGAAAAGAGTTAAGTCTACGGTGTCCAACCCATACCAGACTCTGGTTGCTACCCTTCAAACCCCATCTGATGAGGATGAGCCACAGGAGCATGAGCCTTTGGCTGACCAAGTTTCTCAGCCACCTGCTGCTAAACCCTCCAGGAAGAAGATGGTGCCTTCCAAAGCTATTCGAAGGAGCAAAAGACTTAATGTTTAG